GCACACCTTTTTGTGCCACGTACGATTTTGAATCGGAAACCGATAAATGCGTGACTATTCGTGAACGCGACACAACCAAACAAGAAAGAATTTCGATCGATAAGATTGAACAGTTTTTAAATGACAAATTGAAGAGGTAACCCCTCCCGACCTCCCCTTAATCTAAGGGGAGGGGAAAGAAAGCCCTCCTCCCTTAAGTTAAGGGAGGAGACGGAGGTGGGTTATATTTTATGGCAAAAAAGAAAATTAAAAAAACATCCAAACCTAAAAAAGTAGTATCTTCTAACAAAAAAACCTCCAGCAAAAAAATGGTGTATTTTTTTGGCGGTGGCAAAACCGAAGGCAAAGTAACCATGAAAAACTTGCTGGGTGGCAAAGGTGCTAACTTGTCCGAAATGGTGGGCTTGGGCATTGCCGTTCCTGCCGGTTTTACCATTACTACCGAAGTGTGTACTGCTTTTTACGCCAACAATAAAAAATACCCTGCCGAACTTCGTAAGCAAGTAGAAGAAGGTTTGGCTAAAACCGAAAAAGTGATGAATGCCAAATTTGGCGATGCCGAAAATCCCTTGCTCGTTTCCGTTCGTTCGGGAGCCCGAGTATCTATGCCCGGGATGATGGACACCATTTTAAACTTGGGCTTAAACGATACCACTGTGCAAGGTATTATTAAACAAAGCGGTGATGCCCGTTTTGCTTATGACAGCTACCGCCGTTTTGTGCAAATGTACTGCAACGTGGTTTTGGGCGTAAAACATTCTAAATTAGAAGACATTATCACCAACATGAAAGCTAAACGCGGTATTAAAGAAGACACCGACGTAAAGGCCGATGATTGGAAACAGATTGTTAAAGAATTTAAAGAACGCATTTTATCCATTACTGGCAAACCCTTTCCGGAAGATCCCAAAGAACAACTCTGGGGTGCTATTGGCGCTGTATTTAGTTCATGGATGGTTCCCAGGGCCATTGAATACCGCCGTATTTATGGCATTCCCGAAGAATGGGGAACTGCTGTTAACGTACAGTCGATGGTGTACGGCAACATGGGTAACGATTGTGCTACAGGCGTTGCCTTTACCCGCGATCCTGCCACCGGCGAAAAAGTATTTTTTGGTGAATACCTTATTAACGCCCAGGGCGAAGATGTGGTGGCCGGCATTCGTACACCTCAGCCTATCAACATTATTGGTAAACAAAGAAGCGGCGTAAACTTGCCTTCCATGGAAGAAACATTGCCCGAATGTTATCAGGCACTGGTTAAAATTTATAAAAAACTCGAAGCACATTATAAAGACATGCAAGATATTGAGTTTACCATCCAAAAAGGCAAAGTGTGGATGTTGCAAACTCGCAATGGCAAACGCACAGCCCAGGCTCAGGTTAAAATTGCAGTAGACATGGCCAAAGAAAAACTCATCACAAAGGAAACAGCCATCTTGCGCGTTGATCCTGCAGCCCTCGATCAGCTGTTGCACCCTACTATTGATCCTAAGGCTAAAAAGAATGTAGTAGCCAAAGGCTTACCCGCTTCTCCCGGTGCCGCTACAGGTATGGTGGTATTTACTGCCGATAAAGCTGTTGAACTTGCAGCCGAAAAAGTAATTTTAGTACGCGAAGAAACGTCTCCCGAAGATATTCACGGCATGAACGTAGCCCAGGGTATTTTAACAGCCCGTGGCGGCATGACAAGCCACGCCGCAGTGGTAGCTCGCGGTATGGGGAAATGCTGTGTAGCCGGTTGCGGCGATATTCATGTGGATGCCGAGAAAAAAGAATTTCATGTAGCGAACCAGGTTGTACGCGAAGGCGATTGGATTACACTGAACGGTTCAACAGGTGAAGTAATGTTGGGTAAAGTAGATACCATTGAGCCTCAACTTTCCGGCGATTTTGGCATTATTATGAAATGGGCCGACGAGTTCCGCCAGCTCAATGTACGCACTAATGCCGATACGCCTCACGATAGTAAAGTGGCCCGTAGTTTTGGTGCTGAAGGTATTGGTTTGTGCCGCACCGAGCACATGTTTTTTGAAAGCGACCGTATTGATGCCGTGCGTGAAATGATTTTGGCCGATAGCACCGAAGGTCGTAAAAAACCCTTGGCTAAAATTTTACCCATGCAACGCGGCGACTTTAAGGGCATTTTCCGTGAAATGAAAGGGCTACCGGTAACCATCCGCTTGCTCGACCCTCCTCTTCACGAATTTTTGCCTCACACCGATGAAGATATTAACGATTTGGCTCAAAAAATTGGTGTGGATGCCATTATTCTTAAACGCAAAAATGCAACCTTGCATGAATTTAACCCCATGCTGGGTCACCGTGGTTGCCGTTTAGCTATTACCTTCCCTGAAATTTACGATATGCAAGTACGCGCCATTATGGAAGCAGCTTGCGAACTGGTCATTGAAGAAAATTTTAAAATTATTCCCGAAATCATGATTCCCTTAGTAGGTCATGTGAAAGAATTGGCTATTTTACGCAACAACGCCATCCGCGTTTGCGAAGAAGTGCTGAAAGAAAAGGGTGTAAAAATTAAGTACCTCATTGGTACCATGATTGAGTTACCCCGTGCGGCTATTACAGCCGATGAAATTGCCCAAGAGGCCGAGTTTTTTAGCTATGGCACCAACGACTTAACCCAAACTGCTTTGGGTATTTCTCGCGACGATGCTCAAAAATTTTTACCGGCCTACGTGGAACAAAAAATTTACAAGACCGACCCGTTTGTATCCCTCGATCAATCAGGTGTGGGCCAGTTGATCAAAATTGGTGCTGAAAAAGGTAGATCTACCCGTCCCGATATTAAACTAGGGATTTGCGGGGAACATGGCGGCGATCCCGAATCGGTTATTTTTTGCCATGGTGCAGGGCTCGATTATGTGAGCTGTTCTCCCTACCGTGTGCCTATTGCCCGCTTGGCTGCAGCCCATGCGGCCTTAAAAAACCCACGGAAAATGAAGAAGAAATAAAACTTCCAGGCCCCTGAAAAGGGGCCTTTTTTTTGCCCTCTCCCGTGCTACAATAGAGGCATGGATTTTGTAACTCATTTACTGCTTGCCTTTATCCCTCTTTTTGTAGCGGCCGATCCAGTAGGACTAGCCGCTATGTTTGCCGCCATGACACGACACATGACCGAAGACCAAGCGCGCAAAGTAGCTATTCAGGCTGTATTTACAGCCTTTGGCGTGGGGCTTGGTTTTATGTTTTTAGGGCAAGCTATTTTTAGTGTGGTAGGCATTACCGTGGGCGATTTTCAAATTGCGGGCGGCTTGGTACTTTTCTTTTTATCGGCGCAGGATCTTTTAGGTTATACGCATGCTCCTACCGAAGATCGTGATGATATCGCGATTGTGCCCCTAGGCATGCCGCTCATTGCGGGTCCTGCCATGATTACAGCTCTTTTATCGCTTTCTAAAACTGTTGGGCTATTCCCCACTCTTACTGCCTTAACCGCAATTATGATGCTTACAGCGCTGCTTTTTATTAAAAGCCGCCTTCTTAAAAAAATAATAGGCGTTAAGGGACTAAAAGCCTTTTCTAAAATCATTCATTTGCTTTTGATTGCCATTGCCGTGAACATGATACGCCATGGTATTGAAAACTTCATCCGCCAAACACCGTAACTAATTAGATTAAAAAACAATTGTAAAAGCCTCTAAAATTATCTATGCCTGATCTCTCATGAAGCACTTCAAAACAGGCGTTTTGGTTTTTACACTTTTTACGGCAGTGGCATGTACCAAAAGCAGCGATATTTTTCCGGACGTACCGGTAGATGTAACCGCCGATGATTTTGAAATTCCTAACCCCATTGCCATTATTAACGACACCGTTAACACTCAACTTATTGTTGTTAATTCTAACGTCGATTTCTTTTTTGATGGTGGCTCTATAACCACTTTTGACGTCGATGGCACCGACCCCGATAATCCGGTTTTAACTCCTACAGCCGCTTTGGCTACCGCCAACTATGCAGGAAATGTTGTATTTGATGGTGCCAGTCTTTATGTCCCCTTTCGCGAACATGCTGAAGATGATGAAGAATCAGACCGTTTAGCCAAATATACTATTGGATCAGCCTCTATTACATTAGATACCGAAACCACCACTGCCAAAAACCCTTTTGGTATTGCCCTTTCTGCGGGCGGTTTGTTAACGGTAGTATGTGATAACGAACTCGATATTTATAACACCTCGCTTGAAATTCAAAACACGGTAGATTTAACAACAGCCGATGATGCCGGTCTTGCTGATGCTACGGCTCTGTATGTTGAAAACGTAGCCATTGATGATGCCAATAACCGTGCTTACATTACCAACCGATCTGATCGTATGTTTGTAGTGAGTTTAGATACCAATGCCATTACCCATGTAATAGACGGCCCTGAAAATTCCCGTTTTATTGTAAACGATGGTTCCAATTTTTATGTTACCGATGGTAACGATGCCTCCCTCTGGATTCTAGACCCAACTCTACTCCCAGCAGCAGCCGATCCTGTAGAAGTAGTTGATGATTCCGAAGTGTTTGTAGACGTTATGGACTTAGGTGCTGCTCCCAATGGGATTTTAGTAGATACCGCAACTAACCGCATTTACGCCACCAATTCTAACGATAAAACTCTATCGGTTTTTGATTTAACCACACATAACGAATTGGCCCGTATTTCGCTGGATGAAGACGATACCGATTTAGATGATGTGAGATTTCCACTAGCCCTTGCAACTGGCACTTTTGATGGTACCGATTATATTTTTGTATCAGGTTTTGAAACCAACAATATTGCTGTTATTCGATCGGATACTCTAAAATTGGTAGCTGTTTACGAATAACAAAAGATATGAAAAAACTTACACTCTTGAGCACTTTTTTGTTTTTTACAGCCTGCGCCGGCAGCGGGGGTGATGGTATTTTTTTGGAACCTGCTTCTTTAGCTGTTGATTCAACCAATAGTCGTGTTTTTGTACTTGAAAATGAAGGACGTCTTATTGCTGTTGATGCCACAAATCAAGATGACATTGGTGATCAGCCTCGTATTTCCAGAAAACGTAACGCAGATATACACGATTTACTCCCTTCGTCTCCCGCCCATACGGCTGTTTATAGCGACGGAACCACATCACGCCTGTTTATTAGTGGGGCCATTGCTAACGATGAAGGTAATTTAGTGACAAACCGCATTACAGTTTTGGATTTTGATGGCACTACTTTCTCCATCTCTGGCATATCTCCCATTACCGTGGATGATGGCAATGATGGCACAACGGATACCGATGATGTATTAGGTGATTTAGTTGTCGATCAAGCAAATGGTCTTTTATATGTAAGTAATGTTTCTAACGGAAATCTTTTTGTTTATAACACAAGCGATGGAACAGAAGATGTAGCTGCTATTGCTATTGGCGGCGAACCCAATCAGATGAGTTTAGATAATGACCGTTTGTATATTGCCAACACCTCAACGGTAGAAGCTGAACAGGTCATTACCGTTGTCAATACAGTCGACAATAGCCTTACCGAAATTGATTTAGATGCTCCTACAAGTGATGTGAGTGTATCTACAAACGATGCTGGCACTATAATGTTAGCCACACAATCCTCCGGCGGGCAAAAAGTTTTTGTGCGCTTGGTTGATACCGCTACCTATGCAGCATCAACAGCCATAAGCGCAGGAGATGATTCGGCTCAAGATGGCGAATTGGTAAGCGGGTTGGGGTTAACATCAACCGTGGGTGGCGTTATTGTGGTATCAAACGGCACCAGTCTGTTTGGATATGTGGGTCAAGCCGATGGCGATGCAGCCTTTATTAGTTTTGCCAACGATCTCTCTTCATTTACAACCACTTCGCTTATTTCATCCACTAGTGTTTTAGAACAACCGGTTGTGTATGCCGATGGCAGCACGGATGCAATCGTGTATATGCTCGCCACTTCTTCTGGCGATTTGGTATGGGTAGATGCTGGAGATAACGGCTTAGATGCGCGCTTTTAACCTTTCATTTCTTTTAACAAACTACGGCTCATCCAAAATAAAAATAAAACGCCCGCTATAAGTGCTCCCCAGAGTATTCTTTGAGCACCCACTTTTTTATCGGATACTACTGGCATTAACAATTTATCGGGACCCCCTAAATCTATTTTTTCTCCAATAATAGCCGTACCATAATTTTGTTTACCCAAGGTCACATTGGGTGTCCCTAACACATTTTCAACCTTAAATGTTGCGGGTTCAACAATAGCCGAGCCAAAGGCTAAAGTAAAAGGACCATTCCCTTGAGCTAAAAATACGAGATCATGCGGGTAATATCCCAACTCCAGTTCAACATCACCCGAACCTACTCCTCCTTCTTTTTCTGTAAATTCCACAATAAAATATCTGCCTCGAGCAAGCCTCTCAAAAGCTTGAGTTTTCGAATAAACAGCCTCTCCCTTCTCTGCCAGCTTAAAAGCAAACCCGCTAGCCAGATAAAATCCATCTGGCTTCCAGTCTTTACCAGAAGCGTAAAGCAAATAAGGAACCACTGTATTATTTTGTGGCAAATTGATTTTTACATTATACCAGGGATAAGCGCCGCCCATATCAAAGCCATAGCGGTTGTCGCCCAGCTTTATACCCTTTATGCGAACTCTCTTTGCGTCCTGCAAATAACTCTCACCCGGCTTTTTAAACAAAACCTGCTTTAAATCAAAAATAGGTTTTTCATCGTGAAATATAATTCTGTAGTATTTATATTTGTCACTTCTTGCCGATAAATCAATTTCTCGCTGCTCCAAAACATGCTCACCTTGTTGCATCATCGCTAAAGCTTCAGTGTCCGACAACGTAAACCAACTACTTAAATTATCACTCCCTTCTACACTCACAAGAGTCATAAAAACAGCACTGGGGCTATCCCATTTTAAAATAATTTTTTCCGGGCTAAAATCTAACTGTGAAGCATCTATTAAAAACCCCACCCTTTTTTTATCGCCAGTAACTGCAGCATTTTTGGTTTTAGTTTTTAAAATCCCCTTAAAATATTCAATTTCCATTTCATTACCTTGTTCTACATCAAGGGGATAAAAAGAAAGATTCGTAAACACTTCTTTTCCTAAAACACTTTTCTGACCCGATACAAGAGTATGTGGCACAACAAGACTTTCTCCATTAAAAACCCGCATATCACCCCATTCGCCATTTACCGTGCTTTGATAAACTGTATCAGGTAATTCCATTTTATTAAGTGAGGCTTGCGCATCTACATCAAGCTTATACCCATAAGCAAAATCTTGCGGCACCGGAACAGCAGCACGCAGTGGCAATGACCATAAAAGAATGGATACAAGTAATATTTTATACATTTTTTACCTCCTGTTTAGGGGGAAGCGGTGAAAAATAACCCACAACCAATATAAGCATTCCAGACCCCATAAAAGCTATAATACGATAGAGGCTATCGATACGCTTCATATCAACACCCACTAGTTTAATGACTGTTACTAAAAGCAACGCAACACCCACTTGCCATATTAATCGGCTCTTGTTTTTTGTTCCTCCCAGCATCAACACCATTGCAAAACATGTCCATAATAACGACATAAGAGCTTGGAAAAGCGGCGTTTGCAGTAAAACCTGAGAAGAATATACAAGCTCCGTATAAAATGAAATGGTGCGTGCCAATACAAGATTGAGAAACACAAAAATGCTAATGCCCACACAAGACATCCACATCATTTTTTGTTTAGAATTTATGATTCCATTTTTTTCAGATCTTTTAATCCAATAAAAAAGTAACATTATAATGGCAACACTAAATAAATCGGCAAAATTTAAAAACGGTAAATATGAATTAAGAAGAACGCTTACTCCTGAATGGTGCGGGATTATCAGAAAAAACCAAACTAATAATACAGCTGTAACCACGTTTAACGCCTTCATGTAGACATTGCTTTTTTGCGCAAATGGCCAGAAGTTTTTATGACTCAGTTTTACAATTGTAAAACTGGATAATATAAATGCCAAAATGGGGCCAAAATAATATTTATCTTTAAACATAAAAAGGGATTCATCAGCGGCATAAAGTTGCATTTTAAAAGTCATTTGCACAATTTGAAACAGGTGCCCTACAAAAAGAAAAACTGCATACAAATTTAAAGCGTGCATAAGCAACTTAACATACGTTGTTCCATCGTTTTTATAGAGATAGTAGGATTGCGCCAATAAACAGGCTGCTAACGATAAAACCACATGCCATTGGGGTAAACTGTAAAAATGATCCCCAACAATTATGACCATACCTATAACGCTAGCCGGGAAAACAAGAGGAACAAAACATTTAATATTTTCCCATTTTAAAATTACCGACACAAATTGCCAAAATAGAATTGATGTTGCTATAAAAATGAGTATAGCGGTATCAAGATAGGCAAATGAAATATGCTTACTCAGCTCGAAAATAAAAATGAAATTAAACCAAAAGTGTCCAAAAAATACACACCACCCATAAAAAAATGTTTCTCCTGGCTTAAGAACATTTTTGTTTTTAAAATATTGGTACGAAAAAAATAAGTGCCCAATAGCTAAAATAAGGAACACAACAAAAATTTCGTTCACAAACAGTGTATGGCCATGATCCTTTGTTAATAGTTCAATAACCCTAATACTCCCCATAATAATTAACAAAAAACCCGCCAAACGTGGCAAAATACGCGCCTGCTTAAGCCCCATCCAGGCAACACCACAGCCTTCTATTACCCAAACAATACTGGTTGCCGACTTATCCAAAGCGAGTGGAACAGCGAGTGTAAAAAAGCCAATGCCTAGGGCCACAAAACCTTGCACAATAAGCTTTAGCGTTTCGGCATATTTGTTCCACATTAGCCGCCCTACAGTAATATAGAGCGCACTTAATAAAATTGAAAAAATGGCAAGAGCATTATTACTTTCAAAAACGAGAGATTGATAAAAAATAGTAATGAGCGGCGTACCAAAAACCAGTGTAGCATCAACAGGATTAGATTTTCCGTTTGTCTTTTTTATGGCAAATAAAATGGAAACCGCAAAAAAGATGGTAAAAAAGAGCAAAATAAATGGTTCGGTCGTACTAAAATTTTGAGGAGTATAATATTTAAATCCCCAGATAGTGCCAACACCATAGGTAAAAAAGAAACCAATCAAATTAAGAACTCGCCACGACTGATAATAAGCTACACCCAAAATACCCAAATTAAGCACAGCATAATATCCAAATAACGCCACATGGTTACCCGATCCGGTAGAGGCCAAAATGGGCGCCATAAATCCACCTAAAAAACCCGTAATAGCCATCGCTTTATTACGTTGAACTACCGAAAGTAAAACGCTGATCACCACGGTAATAACAAGAAGCGTAAAAGTAAATCCGGCAGGAATTAGATGATAAAGCCTATAAGAGGCAAAAATAGTGAGATAAAATACAGCCAGCCCTAGGCCCTGCAAAAAAAGCCCATATTGCCCTTTTTTGCGTAAAAACCAGCCCAGCCCCAGCAAGCCTAAAGCCATAAGGGCTGCCATAGCCAAACGATATTCAATAGGGAAAAGTCCGCGATCGGAAACATATTTTACTAAAAAAACAATACCTAAAAAAAGAACAATACCTCCAATGCGAAACACCAAATTTCCTCCAGTAAAAAAATTTTTAATAAATGTTGTAACAGGATCAGGTTTTCTAGGAATTACCGGTATTGACCTGGGGGTAGTAGATGCGGCTGGTGGCGGTATATTAACACTTATAGAGGGAGCGGGACTCTCAGAAGCCAATGCCTTTTCTGGGGTTTTATCAGGCTTTACTTCTGTTTGTACAGAATCAGGCGGTATTGCACTATCGGGTTTTTGCTTTAACCGGTCAATTTCTAGGTACAATTGCGAAATTTTTTGTTCAAAATCTTTTTGTCCAATTTTTCCAGTACTTTTAATAATTGCAATTATTGAGATTACCAGTGCAATAAAAACCCAAAAAGCCATAATACCCCCTTATTAAAGAAAGAGTAGATTAAACACCCTTTTTAAAGCGAAGTCATGATTTATTTAAATAGACCCACTGTCGGGCCATTCGGGGGCTAATTCGGGAACATGGGTAGAAATAACGTAGATTAAGGCTTTCACATCATCCACAAAAGTCAGTGCTTCGGTTCCATCTTCAAAAAATACATCATGTACATCCTGTTTTACTGCGTCCCAATCAATGTCGCTGTCATCGGGATATGTGTAACTTAACAGATCAATTAACCACTCAACATCATCTTCGGTATAGCTTGCACTGTAAGTGGCCTCTCCCCCCTGATATTCCTTGCAATAATCAACTACGCGCGGTGCATAAGTTTGCGTTTCATCATGCATATGGTCTAAAAAGTCACTGCCATAAACTTCCAACGCATTGGCGGCGCCATAGGCACCACCATTATAAGCAGCAGCTTGCCACAATGCTTTGCCATCATCACTTTGAAAAAGATCTACAGCATTGTCTTCCACAAAATTGTACGTGTTAAATAAAAGATACTGTTGCCAGTAAAAATAAAGTCCTGACGCAATAACTCCATGCGGAAAATTCACCACACTCGATACATCGGTGCCGTCTATGTCGTGTTGAGATGGGTCTAGTGTGAGTCTAAATTGATCGCTTGAGGGAATTTCACCAAAATAGGATTCCTGATCTACAAAAAGATCATCTTCATAGTAATCGCTGTCACGATCTGTCCAAAACCAGCCCGACACTCGGTTTGGATAGCTATCGTTTAGCTGTGCCTGGCCAAAAGTATTGGTAATTTGAAAACAACCTTCACCATTAGATGAAGAAACCGCTGCACAATTGCCTGATGATTCGGCCGAAAGAACGCCCATTAAAAAATAGGGATTGATCTTAAAACGTACCGAGGTCCAGGCAATAAAGAAAAGGTCTTCTTTGGAAAGAAGAAGCTCTAGCCCATTAACCTCGGCATCCACACTATTTAAAACAAAAGTAGAAATTGCATTGGCATCATAATCAAAGTCACATACATCGCTTGTAAGTTCCTCCTGATTGCCCACATCCCTGTAGGTATCGGCAATCACTTCGTATGGAGGGCCACAAATAGTATCATCCACACACATATCATCAAGGCTAGCCGAGGCATAAATAGTTTGAGAACCAGGGCTTGGATTTCCCCCTATTTCACGAATAGGATCTCCTTCTCCATTATTGCCACCAAATATACCAAAAGGATCAAATACATCTTCAAAATTACAGGACGATAGAAAGCAGACAATCAGAATAAAAAATAGAGAGCGTTTCATGTAGGGATATACCCTATCATACCTTGACCGTATTAAACATTAATTGTTTGTTAATTAATTCAAAATTTGATATTTTTATTCTTTATGAATATTTTTCTATTTTCTGTTATTGCTGCTTTTATTCCTGTGTCTGTTTATGTTCTTTTTTTACGCTGGCTCGATCGTTACGAACCCGAGCCACTTCTCCACACGGGGCTTGCTTTTTTAGGCGGAGCCACCCTTTCGGTTGGGTTTTCTTTTGTTATCAATACCGCTATTTCTGCTATTGGTTACTCTGTAATGACCGAATCGGGCAGTGAATTTTTTTCGGCCGCTGTTGTAGCCCCCTTTGTTGAAGAAATTAACAAAGGTTTAGTTGTGTTACTGTTTTTTATTTTAAGTGACGAGTTTGATACTGTTACCGATGGTATTTTTTACGGTGCCGTAGTGGGGCTTGGTTTTGCATTTTCCGAAAATATCTATTATTTCACCAATGTATATAAGTCGGGAGGGCAGTTTAACTGGTTTGACAATATTTATACCCGTAGTCTGTTATCGGCAGGGGTTCATGCTAGTGCTACAGGCCTTTTTGGTGCTGCAGTTGCTTACTCATACCGTCATAAATGGCTTGAAAAAATAGGCACCTTTTTGGTGGGGCTTATGTTGGCCATGATGGTCCATTCTTTTTGGAACGCTCTTCTCACCGAAGCCTCTCTTTCTCAAGATCGCGTTTTACAATTAGTTCCGTTTATTGGCCTACCCATCATCATGCTCACTATGTTTTTGATGTTTCAAATTTCGGTTTATAAAGAAAGTGCCATTATCGAACAGGAATTATTATTTGAATCTCAAAATGGAGTTATACCTCCTGAACACATCAGTTTTATTAAATCCTATTTTGCCCGATCCAAAGATCATTGGCTGGAAAAACATGTTCCTAAAGATAAATATATAGATCTTACCACGAGCCTAGCATTTACTCGTAATCGTATTTTTTTATCACCTACTCATAAAAGACCGGCACTCGAAAAAACAGCCGAAGAACTTAGAGGCAAAATTAAAAGCTTGCTGGCAAAAAATCCATGATAAAAATTAACAATAATAAAGGGAATATTTTACGCACTGTTTTGGTAATTGTAGCTTACATTACCTTTTTTATTGGCGCTTTCATTTTTAAACACACCTACAAATCCAAAATGCTGCGCGATTTTCCAGCAACTCATACGGCCAAGCAGTTTTTGCTGGCCCATCCACAAGTTGCTGCTACTTTGGGCGATAACATTGTGTATGGTTCAAATCTTGGTGGCAGCTTTACGTATAACAACCAGGGTGGAGATGGCACTATTGCTTTTCCAGTAGCGGGTTCCAAGGCTAATGGTGTGATAAAGGTAACACTGGTTCAAGATGGAAATAATATGCCCTGGTTTGTAAGCAAAGCCGTGTTTAAAGGACCAGAAAAAAAGGAATACCCTCTAGATACTCCTGCCGACTGGCTTAAACAGGCATACGCAGCTTTAGATAATTTAAACGAAAAAGAAGCTGTTCTCATGTGTGAGCGCCTTAAAACAGCTGTACCTGATGATGAGAACGTTACTTATTGTGAATCGGAATTGGCTTTTAACCGATACGAAGACCATCGCTATATAGAGTTAAAGCGAATTTTGGCCGAAAAATATCCGCAATATGCACGCTACGAATCTGAATTAGGAAATGCCTTTTACGAATTAGGGCAACCTCAAAGTGCTATTGTATACTACAACAAGGCCTGGGACATAAAACCCGACATTCAAACGGCTGGATGGATTGCCGCGTTGCATTTAGATGACAATCAACTAGATCAGGCTAAAATTTGGCTCGATAAAGCCTATGCTCTTGGCAAGCCTACGGCCTATATCGATTACTTAGAAGGTCTGTATTTACTTAAAAAGAACGATCCTAAGCTCGCCATCAGCTATTTTAATTATTCGCGTGAAGCCGATCCTATGTACGAATACCCTTACTTTGGACTGGCTACAGCCTATCAAACTTTAGGACAAGATACCGATGCGGTTTATTATTACGAACAGGGAATTTCACGCAAACCTACCGGTGTTTTAAAATTTAGAAAAGCCCTGGTTAATTTGTTGATTAAAATGAAATACACCGACGATGCTATTTATCATTTACTTAAAATTGCCGATTATCATCCAACCGATGTAGAAGGTTTGCAAAAATTGGCACAAATATATGATTCTCAGGGCCGTACCTCAAGCGGCGATTGGGCCCGGCAAAAAATTGCCGAGATTCAAGCTAAAGCCCAGCCTAACAACAACTCTCTTTAATGTTTGAACTAGACACCCTTATTGCCGGTATTTTCTTTAGCATTATTGGCTTTTATGCTTGGCGTTACGGCCGGCAAAATAACAGTGCCCGCCATATGCTGTTGGGCGTAGGCTTAATGGCTTACGGTTATTTTATACCCAATATTTGGTTATGCCTTCTTCTG
This genomic window from bacterium contains:
- the ppdK gene encoding pyruvate, phosphate dikinase: MAKKKIKKTSKPKKVVSSNKKTSSKKMVYFFGGGKTEGKVTMKNLLGGKGANLSEMVGLGIAVPAGFTITTEVCTAFYANNKKYPAELRKQVEEGLAKTEKVMNAKFGDAENPLLVSVRSGARVSMPGMMDTILNLGLNDTTVQGIIKQSGDARFAYDSYRRFVQMYCNVVLGVKHSKLEDIITNMKAKRGIKEDTDVKADDWKQIVKEFKERILSITGKPFPEDPKEQLWGAIGAVFSSWMVPRAIEYRRIYGIPEEWGTAVNVQSMVYGNMGNDCATGVAFTRDPATGEKVFFGEYLINAQGEDVVAGIRTPQPINIIGKQRSGVNLPSMEETLPECYQALVKIYKKLEAHYKDMQDIEFTIQKGKVWMLQTRNGKRTAQAQVKIAVDMAKEKLITKETAILRVDPAALDQLLHPTIDPKAKKNVVAKGLPASPGAATGMVVFTADKAVELAAEKVILVREETSPEDIHGMNVAQGILTARGGMTSHAAVVARGMGKCCVAGCGDIHVDAEKKEFHVANQVVREGDWITLNGSTGEVMLGKVDTIEPQLSGDFGIIMKWADEFRQLNVRTNADTPHDSKVARSFGAEGIGLCRTEHMFFESDRIDAVREMILADSTEGRKKPLAKILPMQRGDFKGIFREMKGLPVTIRLLDPPLHEFLPHTDEDINDLAQKIGVDAIILKRKNATLHEFNPMLGHRGCRLAITFPEIYDMQVRAIMEAACELVIEENFKIIPEIMIPLVGHVKELAILRNNAIRVCEEVLKEKGVKIKYLIGTMIELPRAAITADEIAQEAEFFSYGTNDLTQTALGISRDDAQKFLPAYVEQKIYKTDPFVSLDQSGVGQLIKIGAEKGRSTRPDIKLGICGEHGGDPESVIFCHGAGLDYVSCSPYRVPIARLAAAHAALKNPRKMKKK
- a CDS encoding MarC family protein; its protein translation is MDFVTHLLLAFIPLFVAADPVGLAAMFAAMTRHMTEDQARKVAIQAVFTAFGVGLGFMFLGQAIFSVVGITVGDFQIAGGLVLFFLSAQDLLGYTHAPTEDRDDIAIVPLGMPLIAGPAMITALLSLSKTVGLFPTLTALTAIMMLTALLFIKSRLLKKIIGVKGLKAFSKIIHLLLIAIAVNMIRHGIENFIRQTP
- a CDS encoding DUF3999 domain-containing protein, with amino-acid sequence MYKILLVSILLWSLPLRAAVPVPQDFAYGYKLDVDAQASLNKMELPDTVYQSTVNGEWGDMRVFNGESLVVPHTLVSGQKSVLGKEVFTNLSFYPLDVEQGNEMEIEYFKGILKTKTKNAAVTGDKKRVGFLIDASQLDFSPEKIILKWDSPSAVFMTLVSVEGSDNLSSWFTLSDTEALAMMQQGEHVLEQREIDLSARSDKYKYYRIIFHDEKPIFDLKQVLFKKPGESYLQDAKRVRIKGIKLGDNRYGFDMGGAYPWYNVKINLPQNNTVVPYLLYASGKDWKPDGFYLASGFAFKLAEKGEAVYSKTQAFERLARGRYFIVEFTEKEGGVGSGDVELELGYYPHDLVFLAQGNGPFTLAFGSAIVEPATFKVENVLGTPNVTLGKQNYGTAIIGEKIDLGGPDKLLMPVVSDKKVGAQRILWGALIAGVLFLFWMSRSLLKEMKG